Genomic segment of Gloeocapsa sp. PCC 7428:
TCACACTTGCGCTTCGGTCAAGCGTATAAGGCCGATTTAGAGCAGGCAAATAATATCCAGGTCGTTCTCCATGCCAACGTATTAGAAATTGAGACAAATGATAATGCTCAGAATGTGAAACGACTACGCGTTGCTACTATAGATGGCAAAGAGTTTCAAGTTCAAGCAAAAGTTTTTATCTTAGCTGTCGGGGGAATTGAAAATCCACGATTGCTGTTAACCTCGAATAAAGTGCAAACCAACGGACTGGGTAATCAGCACGACTTAGTTGGTAGATTTTTTATGGAACATCCTTACCTGGTGTCTGGTAAGGTTGCCTTATCCCAAGCCGCGCCTTTGTATACTCAGAAAGATTTGCAAGTAAATGAAACATTCATGGGAGCAGCATTAGGTTTATCAAATGCTGTTCAAGAACGCGAGGAAATTCTGAACTTTGCAGCGCGACTGTTACCAATACCCGAAGAATGGGTAGATGCCATTAACCGTTTACGGTGCAAAATTAGGCATCTCACGACACCAGAAACCAGTCAAAATGTTTATCATAAATCTTTTCCGAGCTTGCACGAGGGACGTAGAGATTTTGGTGAAGCGCCTGTCAGTGAAGATATCTTGAAAGTTTTGACTAATCTGCATCGCGTTGCTGCTAGAGCATATGCGAAGTTTTTTACAAAAAACTTTTATTCTCGACAATCGAACTTTTGCAGCACACACTTAATTGCGGAACAAGCACCGAATCCAGATAGCCGAATTACGCTCAGTCGAGAACGCGATCGCTTCGGATTAAACCAAGTCCAACTTGATTGGCGCTTGAGTGCCATCGATAAGTACACAATTGTGCGATCGCAAGAATTAATCGCCGCAGCGTTTGAACGTTCGGGTGCTGGTCAGTATCAAATTGAACTTGTAGACGATGAGACAACTTGGCAATCCGTTATCGGTTCTTACCATCATATCGGTACTACCCGCATGAGCAGCAACCCAAGGCAAGGCGTTGTTAATGAACGCTGTCAAGTTCATGGAATCAACAATTTGTACGTAGCAGGTAGCTCAGTCTTTCCCACGAGTGGTTTATCTAACCCGACACTCACGATTATTGCACTGGCTATCCGCATTGCTGATGATGTCAAACAACAGATGGCAACTCACGATCTCACCAAAGTTCTAGAAACGACTTCTACATAGCGCATGGGTAATGGGTAACACTAGCCATATGAAAATCTTAGTCCTCGAAAATGAACCATCTTCTCGCCGAGGCGGACAAGAGTGGTGTTTGCTGAATACTTGTCGGGGCTTAGCTCAACGAGGACATGAGATTCACCTCGTCTACAACGAACAGGGCGATTTTCTGCCAATTTATCAGCAATTTTGTCAGTCAATCATTAAGGTAAACTGCTACCTAATTGCCAAAGGACGACTCAAGAAATTTACCTCTGCGATCGCGTGGTTTTTATCGATTCTGCAATTGCTGAAAACTGAACCCGACGTCATCTATATTAATCAAAGCAAAGACGCTTTTTTCGCAGGCACCATTGCACAGCTTAAGAGTATCCCTTTAGTTTGTCACCTGCACACGTTCCCCCGCAAACAACGGTTTTGGCGGCAAATTCGTACGGGATTGAAGTTTGTAACGCGCTTTTTGACTGTCTCAGAAGCCGCACGAAGTTCTTACATCAAAGCCGGATTCGCTCCCCAAACCATCGAAGTTGTGTACAATGGCATCGATTTACAGCGGTTTACAATCGAAGATGACCGCGACAACACGCGTCAAGCATTAGGAATTCCACCGGAAGCGTTTGTAGTCATCTACGCAGGGCGCATCGATCGACCGAAGAATATTGAAATGCTGCTAGCGGCTTTTATGCAGCTAAAACTAACAGTAGAACACGCAAAGCTTTTAATCGTGGGTAGTCCAGTTGTTCATGGAACCGCAGGTGGTGGCGAAGCTTATGTTCAAGAACTCAAAGGTTTGTGTCAGCAACTCCAGATCGACAGCAACGTCGAGTGGTTGGGAAGGAGAACCGATTTACCAGAGCTATTTAGAGCCGCTGATGTTTCGGTACTGCCTAGTATGTTGCCAGAAACCTTTGGGTTAGTCTTAGCCGAATCAATGGCGTGTGGAACTCCCGCGCTTGGTTTACGCTATGGTGCGATTCCTGAAGTTCTGACCGGCGAGTTTGAATGTTTTCAATTTGGCGAAGGCGATGTGTCGGGGTTAGCTGATCTATTGCGATCGCTTCAAGGTTGGCAACAGCAAGATCCCACTCTCGGTCAACGGTGTCGCGCGCATATCACGCAAAACTTTCCCCATGCCCAAATGATTGTCGGTGTAGAACAAGCACTACAAGCTGCGATCGCCTTAGGCGCAAAGCGTTTAGGTCCGTCAGCCGATAGCCTGCAAGCCTGGGATCGCGAAGCATCATCAATTTCCGCAGTACAGTTCTGAAATTTAATTATGATATGAAACTTAGTGTTGTCATTCCTTGTTTCAATGCGGCTAAAACAATTGCTGCTCAACTAGAGGCATTAGCTAACCAACAATGGTCCCAACCGTGGGAAGTGATTGTATCTGACAATGGCTCTACGGATGAAACACCGGCAATTGTAGAGCAATACAAGGCAAAACTACCTAATTTAAAAATCATTGATGCATCAGATCGCCAAGGCGCATCTCATGCGCGAAATGTAGGTGTTTTAGCAGCTGCGAGCGATGCTGTCGCTTTTTGCGATGCCGATGATGAAGTTGCTGCGGGTTGGGTTGCGGCGATGGGTGAGGCGCTGTCTCGGCATGACTTTGTTGCTTGCAAACGCGAGTACAATAAGCTCAATGAACCTTGGGTACTAAAATATCGTCCACTGTCACAACAAACCGGATTACAAGATTACAACTATCCTCCGTATCTGCCCCATGCTTCGAGTAGTACCCTCGGTGTCAAACGTGCGATTCATATCGCAATTGGTGGGTTTGATGAAACAATGGCGCAGTTAGAAGATACTGATTATTGCTGGAGAATTCAACTTGCAGGAACGCAACTGCACTTTGTTCCCGATGCAGTTGTTCACTACCGCTTTCGCAATACCTTGGCAGGGTTATACAAACAGTCTTTGCTGTGGGGTGAGCATAATGTCTTACTCTACAAAAAATACCGCCCAAAAGGTTTACCTAAAATTGCTTGGTATTCTGGAGTGATTGCTTGGCTGCAAGTTTTGAAGCGATCGCCACAACTTCTATTTCCCAACCGTCGGGCGCGATGGGTATGGACTTTTGCTTGGCAAATGGGACGCTTGCAAGGAAGTCTCAAGTACCATGTCTGGGCGCTTTAATTGGTGTCTGCTCAACAAATGACTAGAAATATGTCAACTACAACTCACAACGGTTCAATAACTACAGAACAAAACTCCCCTATTTGGAGCCGTTTTTGGAAAGTCTGGAATTCTAGAGGTATCAGCGGTATTGTCGCCACTAGCTGGGCTTGGTTGTGGATGCAATTCTCTGGTTTAGCTTTTTTCGGGCGCTTAGCAACTTCAATAGCAACTTGGTTTACTCCACCCTACTACGCCCGCCGTCGTTTGGCACGTTATCATCCTAGAGGCTACATCGCGCCTAGCGCAGCTATTCATCATTCGCAGTTGCAACTTGGCAAACACATTTTCATCAGCGATCGCGTCACAATTTTTGAAGATAAAAAAGAGCCAAATATCGATAGTGGTTCGGTTGAAATTGCCGATCGAGTTCATCTTTATGACGATACTATCATTCAGACAGGTGAAGGTGGCACTCTTAAGATCGGTTCTGATACACACATTCAGCCCCGCTGTCAGTTTTCTGCCTACAGAGCACCAATTCAAATTGGTCGTGGTGTCCAAATTGCTCCTAACTGTGCTTTTTACCCTTATGACCACGGTATTGCACTAGGCGAACTTATTAGTAAACAACCGCTGCAAACAAAAGGTGGTATTGTTGTTGAAGACGATGCCTGGCTAGGTTTTGGTGTTATTGTCCTCGATGGTGTCCGTATTGGTAAAGGTGCGGTCGTTGGTGCAGGTGCGGTTGTGAATCGAGATATTCCTGATGGGGCGATCGCTGTTGGTGTCCCTGCCCGCGTTATCAGTATGCGTCGTAATTGTTAACTATTCATAATGGTTTAAACACTATTGATTATTATTGCGTTTCCTATTGCATTTTTGCTTAATTTGTGTATCTACTTCATCTAAAGTCAATCTTTTCAATAAAATCATGCCTTCTAAAATTTCTCTGCCACTTCGGCGTTTATTGCAGACTACTAGCTTTTGGCAAGATAACTATTTTATCTTGCGCGAATTCAAGTATTTTAGAAAAACAGCCATCTTAGCTGTAGTTTTTACAGTATTATCGGCAGCTTTTGAAGGCTTTGGAATTGGGTTCATCTTGTCTTTTCTACAAAGTCTGATCAGTCCTAGTGCAGAGCAAATCAGAACCGGTATTGAATGGATTGATATTTGGATATTAGGAATTAATGCTCCGGTCGCCGAACGCGTGTATCGGATATCAGGTTTAATTTTAATTACAACCTTCCTACGTCTAGGCTTCAGCTACTTAGGACGACTGTATACGAGAATTGCAGCTTCTAATTTGGCATATCGGCTACGAAGATTATTATTTGAACAGTTGCTTTCACTAAGACTGAGCTACTTTGCTAAGACACGCTCAGGAGAATTAATTAATAGCATCACATCTGAGGTGTTGC
This window contains:
- a CDS encoding FAD-dependent oxidoreductase, which produces MIVDALTVPDNTIIEKDICIVGAGAAGITIARELCNQPYEVCLLESGGFDYEDMTQSLATGENTGIPYFPIKETCARQFGGSTNLWGGWSRPLDEIDFVHRPWMPYSGWPFTKAELEPYYARAQKFCGLGEYEYDFAYWEKLLGQMDREQLPFAGEDILTYLWQIIPPSHLRFGQAYKADLEQANNIQVVLHANVLEIETNDNAQNVKRLRVATIDGKEFQVQAKVFILAVGGIENPRLLLTSNKVQTNGLGNQHDLVGRFFMEHPYLVSGKVALSQAAPLYTQKDLQVNETFMGAALGLSNAVQEREEILNFAARLLPIPEEWVDAINRLRCKIRHLTTPETSQNVYHKSFPSLHEGRRDFGEAPVSEDILKVLTNLHRVAARAYAKFFTKNFYSRQSNFCSTHLIAEQAPNPDSRITLSRERDRFGLNQVQLDWRLSAIDKYTIVRSQELIAAAFERSGAGQYQIELVDDETTWQSVIGSYHHIGTTRMSSNPRQGVVNERCQVHGINNLYVAGSSVFPTSGLSNPTLTIIALAIRIADDVKQQMATHDLTKVLETTST
- a CDS encoding glycosyltransferase family 4 protein, whose amino-acid sequence is MKILVLENEPSSRRGGQEWCLLNTCRGLAQRGHEIHLVYNEQGDFLPIYQQFCQSIIKVNCYLIAKGRLKKFTSAIAWFLSILQLLKTEPDVIYINQSKDAFFAGTIAQLKSIPLVCHLHTFPRKQRFWRQIRTGLKFVTRFLTVSEAARSSYIKAGFAPQTIEVVYNGIDLQRFTIEDDRDNTRQALGIPPEAFVVIYAGRIDRPKNIEMLLAAFMQLKLTVEHAKLLIVGSPVVHGTAGGGEAYVQELKGLCQQLQIDSNVEWLGRRTDLPELFRAADVSVLPSMLPETFGLVLAESMACGTPALGLRYGAIPEVLTGEFECFQFGEGDVSGLADLLRSLQGWQQQDPTLGQRCRAHITQNFPHAQMIVGVEQALQAAIALGAKRLGPSADSLQAWDREASSISAVQF
- a CDS encoding glycosyltransferase family 2 protein is translated as MKLSVVIPCFNAAKTIAAQLEALANQQWSQPWEVIVSDNGSTDETPAIVEQYKAKLPNLKIIDASDRQGASHARNVGVLAAASDAVAFCDADDEVAAGWVAAMGEALSRHDFVACKREYNKLNEPWVLKYRPLSQQTGLQDYNYPPYLPHASSSTLGVKRAIHIAIGGFDETMAQLEDTDYCWRIQLAGTQLHFVPDAVVHYRFRNTLAGLYKQSLLWGEHNVLLYKKYRPKGLPKIAWYSGVIAWLQVLKRSPQLLFPNRRARWVWTFAWQMGRLQGSLKYHVWAL
- a CDS encoding transferase hexapeptide repeat containing protein; this encodes MSTTTHNGSITTEQNSPIWSRFWKVWNSRGISGIVATSWAWLWMQFSGLAFFGRLATSIATWFTPPYYARRRLARYHPRGYIAPSAAIHHSQLQLGKHIFISDRVTIFEDKKEPNIDSGSVEIADRVHLYDDTIIQTGEGGTLKIGSDTHIQPRCQFSAYRAPIQIGRGVQIAPNCAFYPYDHGIALGELISKQPLQTKGGIVVEDDAWLGFGVIVLDGVRIGKGAVVGAGAVVNRDIPDGAIAVGVPARVISMRRNC